In Osmia bicornis bicornis chromosome 1, iOsmBic2.1, whole genome shotgun sequence, the following proteins share a genomic window:
- the LOC114870872 gene encoding neuronal calcium sensor 2, whose translation MGCFGSKDKLSKEDMDFLKSHTRYDEATIKEWYKGFKQDCPNGRLTPAKFVDMYKMFFPSGNAEEFCDHVFRTFDMDKNGYIDFKEFLLAIDVTSSGTPEEKLKWAFRMYDVDGNGVIDIQEMTKIVQAIYDMLGACSSNRPADSAEERAKNIFAKMDENNDGQLTQDEFLKGCLQDEELSKMLAP comes from the exons ATGGGTTGTTTTGGGAGCAAAGACAAATTAAGCAAAGAGGACATGGATTTCCTAAAATCACACACAAGATATGATGAAGCGACTATAAAGGAATGGTACAAAGGCTTTAAA CAAGACTGCCCGAACGGTAGGTTAACCCCGGCGAAATTCGTCGACATGTACAAAATGTTCTTCCCCTCTGGCAACGCGGAGGAATTCTGTGATCACGTCTTCCGTACATTCGACATGGACAAGAATGGCTACATCGATTTCAAG GAATTCCTATTGGCTATCGATGTTACATCCAGCGGAACGCCGGAGGAGAAGTTGAAATGGGCATTCCGCATGTACGATGTTGATGGGAATGGTGTGATCGACATCCAGGAAATGACCAAAATTGTGCAg GCAATATACGATATGCTGGGCGCGTGTTCAAGCAACAGACCGGCAGACAGTGCGGAGGAAAGAGCGAAGAACATATTCGCAAAAATGGACGAGAATAACGATGGTCAGTTGACTCAAGATGAATTTCTGAAGGGTTGCCTTCAAGACGAAGAGCTGTCTAAAATGCTGGCCCCCTAA